A window of the Microbulbifer aggregans genome harbors these coding sequences:
- a CDS encoding PhoX family protein — protein sequence MKKLPPNPSRRTLFKAIGALTATGAASSLLSSCTRNKSDDPAGLTFTEIPHRLDNNHHLPDEYRADILLRWGDPLHPSEDTFDPVKLDAASQARRFGYNNDFIAFMPLDSEAGLGENARHLASGNSARGLLCVNHEYTQPHLMFSGYNDEYSATRGVSAEHVAIEQAACGHAITEIEKTADGWQPVLDSPYNRRITLSTPMEIVGSAAGDQRLQTKADPTGKKVFGTVGNCAGGKTPWGTVLIAEEGFGGAFQGDPDNIADPVEALNHHSFGISPENRNWGDHDHRFDIEKEAHEPNRFGWMVEYDPYDPESQPRKLTSLGRFEHEGFTLACKPGQQVVAYGGDDDEHQFVYRYVSRQNYLPGQDTHNRTLLVEGTLFAGQFNEDGSGQWLPLVFGQGPLKPENGFHNQADVLIDARRAAALLGATPMDRPEDVETNPVNDCTYVMLTKNKRRTVANAANPRPKNATGHVLEIVPPGVDGQRDHVSDQFRWNTFLLGGNPNAEDPGERGAYGQQSPGNISSHGWFANPDNVAFDPLGNMWIATDGCEDFGFHDGLWVMATEGELRAAPRHFFGCPQGAEVCGPEFTPDGTTLFVAVQHPADSGRSTFDNPLHRWPDNDPNLPPRPSVLAISRRDGKRVGS from the coding sequence ATGAAAAAGCTGCCGCCAAATCCATCCCGTCGCACGCTCTTCAAAGCGATTGGTGCCCTCACCGCAACCGGTGCCGCCAGTAGCCTGTTATCGTCCTGTACCCGCAACAAAAGTGACGACCCGGCTGGACTGACGTTTACCGAAATTCCGCACCGCCTGGACAACAATCACCACCTGCCCGATGAGTATCGCGCCGACATCCTGCTGCGCTGGGGTGATCCACTCCACCCCAGTGAGGATACATTTGACCCGGTAAAACTGGATGCCGCATCACAGGCCCGGCGCTTCGGTTACAACAATGACTTCATCGCGTTTATGCCCCTCGATAGCGAAGCAGGTCTTGGAGAAAACGCGCGCCATCTGGCGAGTGGCAACAGCGCGCGGGGACTGCTGTGCGTCAATCATGAATACACGCAGCCGCATCTGATGTTTTCCGGCTACAACGATGAGTACAGCGCCACCCGTGGTGTCAGTGCCGAACATGTCGCTATCGAGCAGGCCGCCTGTGGCCATGCCATTACCGAGATTGAAAAAACGGCCGATGGCTGGCAGCCGGTGCTGGACAGCCCCTACAACCGCCGCATCACTCTCTCAACGCCGATGGAGATCGTCGGCTCCGCCGCCGGCGACCAGCGCCTGCAGACGAAAGCGGACCCCACCGGTAAAAAAGTATTCGGGACTGTGGGTAACTGCGCTGGCGGCAAGACTCCCTGGGGCACAGTGCTGATTGCCGAGGAGGGCTTCGGCGGCGCTTTCCAGGGCGATCCGGACAATATTGCCGACCCGGTGGAGGCACTGAACCATCACAGTTTCGGTATCTCGCCGGAAAACCGTAACTGGGGCGACCACGACCACCGTTTCGATATCGAGAAGGAAGCCCATGAGCCCAACCGCTTCGGCTGGATGGTGGAATACGACCCTTACGACCCCGAGTCGCAACCGCGCAAACTCACCAGCCTGGGCCGCTTCGAGCACGAGGGCTTCACCCTGGCGTGTAAACCCGGCCAACAGGTGGTGGCTTATGGCGGCGACGACGACGAACACCAGTTCGTCTACCGCTATGTCTCCCGGCAAAATTATTTACCCGGTCAGGATACCCACAACCGTACCCTGCTCGTGGAGGGCACTTTGTTTGCCGGCCAGTTCAACGAGGATGGTTCCGGGCAGTGGTTGCCACTGGTGTTCGGGCAGGGACCGCTGAAGCCAGAGAATGGCTTTCACAACCAGGCAGACGTGCTGATCGATGCCCGCCGCGCCGCCGCACTGCTGGGCGCCACCCCAATGGATCGGCCCGAGGATGTCGAAACCAACCCGGTCAACGACTGCACCTATGTGATGCTGACCAAAAACAAGCGTCGCACTGTGGCCAATGCCGCCAACCCGCGCCCCAAAAATGCCACCGGCCACGTGCTGGAAATCGTTCCGCCGGGGGTCGACGGTCAACGGGATCATGTCAGTGACCAGTTCCGTTGGAACACCTTCCTGCTCGGGGGCAATCCCAATGCCGAGGATCCCGGCGAGCGCGGCGCCTACGGCCAGCAGAGCCCCGGCAATATCTCGTCTCACGGCTGGTTTGCCAACCCGGACAATGTGGCCTTCGACCCACTCGGCAATATGTGGATCGCAACCGACGGCTGCGAGGACTTCGGCTTTCACGACGGTCTCTGGGTCATGGCCACCGAGGGCGAACTTCGCGCCGCCCCCCGACACTTCTTCGGCTGCCCCCAGGGGGCCGAGGTGTGTGGCCCGGAATTCACCCCGGATGGCACCACGCTCTTTGTCGCCGTGCAGCACCCGGCGGACAGCGGCCGCTCCACCTTCGACAACCCCCTGCACCGCTGGCCAGACAACGACCCTAACCTGCCGCCGCGCCCGTCGGTGCTGGCGATTTCCCGTCGTGATGGCAAGCGGGTGGGCAGCTGA
- a CDS encoding MarC family protein, with protein sequence MNDWISSFVFFFAVIDPVGTLPVFIAVTARHAEWQKRKIALLAVLVASAILLFFLLAGQYLLETIGVPLSAFQVAGGVVLFLFALTMIFGEGKPEQEMGIVKSGHETAIFPLAVPSIASPGAMLAAVVLTDNYRFDPIHQFRTATAMFAVLGIVLMLLLTAQWIFRFIGDCGASIVSRVMGLILASVATTNVLLGIQQFFSI encoded by the coding sequence TTGAACGATTGGATCAGCAGCTTTGTCTTTTTCTTTGCTGTCATCGACCCGGTGGGGACGCTGCCGGTCTTTATTGCCGTTACCGCCCGACATGCCGAATGGCAGAAGCGCAAGATCGCCCTGCTGGCGGTACTGGTGGCATCGGCAATCTTGCTGTTTTTCCTGCTGGCTGGGCAGTACCTGCTGGAAACCATCGGTGTGCCGCTTTCGGCGTTCCAGGTGGCGGGCGGTGTGGTGCTGTTCCTGTTTGCCCTGACCATGATCTTTGGTGAGGGCAAGCCGGAACAGGAAATGGGGATCGTCAAGAGCGGCCACGAGACGGCGATCTTTCCTCTGGCGGTACCGTCTATTGCGTCGCCGGGGGCCATGCTGGCGGCGGTCGTGCTGACGGACAACTATCGCTTTGACCCCATCCACCAGTTTCGCACCGCCACAGCCATGTTTGCGGTGCTGGGCATCGTGCTGATGCTGTTGCTCACCGCCCAGTGGATCTTTCGCTTTATCGGCGATTGTGGCGCCAGCATCGTTAGCCGGGTGATGGGGCTGATTCTCGCCTCCGTCGCCACCACCAACGTACTCCTCGGCATACAGCAGTTTTTCTCAATCTGA